In Nocardia sp. BMG111209, a genomic segment contains:
- a CDS encoding DNA-directed RNA polymerase subunit beta' has protein sequence MLDVNFFDELRIGLATAEDIRQWSYGEVKKPETINYRTLKPEKDGLFCEKIFGPTRDWECYCGKYKRVRFKGIICERCGVEVTRAKVRRERMGHIELAAPVTHIWYFKGVPSRLGYLLDLAPKDLEKIIYFAAYVIVGVDDELRHSELSTLEAEMEVEKKAVADQRDADLEARAQKLEADLAELEAEGAKSDVRRKVKDGGEREMRQLRDRAQRELDRLDEIWTTFTKLSTKQLIVDEVLYRELQDRYGEYFTGAMGAEAIQKLMENFDIAAEAEHLREVIRTGKGQKKLRALKRLKVVAAFQTNGNSPMGMVLDAVPVIPPELRPMVQLDGGRFATSDLNDLYRRVINRNNRLKRLIDLGAPEIIVNNEKRMLQESVDALFDNGRRGRPVTGPGNRPLKSLSDLLKGKQGRFRQNLLGKRVDYSGRSVIVVGPQLKLHQCGLPKLMALELFKPFVMKRLVDLNHAQNIKSAKRMVERQRPQVWDVLEEVIAEHPVLLNRAPTLHRLGIQAFEPLLVEGKAIQLHPLVCEAFNADFDGDQMAVHLPLSAEAQAEARILMLSSNNILSPASGRPLAMPRLDMVTGLYYLTRLEEGAKGEYREAATDEPEFGVYSSAAEAQMAVDRGELTVRSLIKVRLTDQRPPREIETAEFPDGWQRGDSWAIKTTLGRVLFNELLPHDYAFINEQMPKKRQATIINDLAERYPMIVVAQTVDKLKDAGFHWATRSGVTVSMSDVLVPPEKAEIMERYEAQSEQIEKKYQRGALDHQERNNALVKIWQEATEEVGKALRAHYPPDNPVITIVDSGATGNFTQTRTLAGMKGLVTNPKGEFIPRPIKSSFREGLTVLEYFINTHGARKGLADTALRTADSGYLTRRLVDVSQDVIVRETDCATERGIIVRIAEKQPDGSLIRDAHVETSTYARTAATDILDAAGNVVVEKGHDIGDPALEALLEAGVTEVKVRSVLTCTSGTGVCAMCYGRSMATGKLVDVGEAVGIVAAQSIGEPGTQLTMRTFHQGGVAGDDITGGLPRVQELFEARVPKGKAPIAEVSGRVRLEDDDRFYKITIIPDDGSEEVVYDKLSKRQRLRVFKHDDGSERLLADNDHVEVGQQLLEGSADPHEVLRVMGPRQVQIHLVHEVQEVYRSQGVSIHDKHIEVIVRQMLRRVTIIDSGATEFLPGSLVERAEFENSNRRVVSEGAEPAAGRPVLMGITKASLATDSWLSAASFQETTRVLTDAAINCRSDKLIGLKENVIIGKLIPAGTGINRYRNIQVQPTEEARAAAYAVPSYDDTYYTPDGFGQTTGAAVPLDDYGFSDYR, from the coding sequence GTGCTAGACGTCAACTTCTTCGATGAACTCCGAATCGGCCTGGCCACCGCCGAAGACATCCGTCAGTGGTCCTACGGTGAGGTCAAGAAGCCGGAGACCATCAATTACCGCACACTCAAGCCGGAGAAGGACGGCCTGTTCTGCGAGAAGATCTTCGGCCCCACCCGGGACTGGGAGTGCTACTGCGGTAAGTACAAGCGCGTTCGCTTCAAGGGCATCATCTGTGAGCGCTGTGGCGTCGAGGTCACCCGCGCCAAGGTGCGCCGCGAGCGGATGGGCCACATCGAGCTGGCCGCCCCGGTCACGCACATCTGGTACTTCAAGGGTGTGCCGTCGCGCCTGGGCTACCTGCTCGACCTGGCGCCGAAGGATCTCGAGAAGATCATCTACTTCGCCGCGTACGTGATCGTGGGCGTCGACGACGAGCTGCGGCACAGCGAGCTGTCCACGCTCGAGGCGGAGATGGAGGTCGAGAAGAAGGCGGTCGCCGACCAGCGCGACGCGGACCTCGAGGCCCGCGCCCAGAAGCTGGAGGCCGACCTCGCCGAACTCGAGGCCGAGGGCGCCAAGTCCGACGTCCGCCGTAAGGTCAAGGACGGCGGCGAGCGCGAGATGCGTCAGCTGCGCGACCGCGCCCAGCGCGAGCTGGACCGGCTCGACGAGATCTGGACCACGTTCACCAAGCTGTCCACCAAGCAGCTGATCGTGGACGAGGTGCTGTACCGCGAGCTGCAGGACCGCTACGGCGAGTACTTCACCGGCGCGATGGGTGCCGAGGCCATCCAGAAGCTGATGGAGAACTTCGACATCGCGGCCGAGGCGGAGCACCTGCGTGAGGTCATCCGCACCGGTAAGGGCCAGAAGAAGCTGCGCGCCCTCAAGCGCCTGAAGGTCGTCGCCGCGTTCCAGACCAACGGCAACTCGCCGATGGGCATGGTCCTCGACGCCGTCCCGGTGATCCCGCCGGAACTGCGCCCGATGGTGCAGCTCGACGGTGGCCGCTTCGCGACCTCCGACCTGAACGACCTGTACCGCCGCGTCATCAACCGCAACAACCGCCTCAAGCGACTGATCGACCTGGGTGCGCCCGAGATCATCGTGAACAACGAGAAGCGGATGCTGCAGGAGTCGGTCGACGCCCTGTTCGACAACGGCCGCCGCGGCCGCCCGGTCACCGGACCGGGTAACCGCCCGCTGAAGTCGCTGTCCGATCTGCTCAAGGGCAAGCAGGGCCGGTTCCGCCAGAACCTGCTCGGCAAGCGCGTCGACTACTCGGGCCGTTCCGTCATCGTCGTCGGCCCGCAGCTCAAGCTGCATCAGTGCGGTCTGCCCAAGCTGATGGCGCTGGAGCTGTTCAAGCCGTTCGTGATGAAGCGGCTGGTCGACCTGAACCACGCGCAGAACATCAAGTCCGCCAAGCGGATGGTCGAGCGGCAGCGGCCGCAGGTGTGGGACGTCCTCGAAGAGGTCATCGCCGAGCACCCCGTGCTGCTGAACCGCGCGCCCACCCTGCACCGGCTGGGCATCCAGGCCTTCGAACCGCTGCTGGTCGAGGGCAAGGCGATCCAGCTGCACCCGCTCGTGTGTGAGGCGTTCAACGCCGACTTCGACGGTGACCAGATGGCCGTGCACCTGCCGCTGTCCGCGGAGGCGCAGGCCGAGGCCCGCATCCTGATGCTGTCCTCGAACAACATCCTGTCGCCGGCCTCGGGGCGGCCGCTGGCCATGCCCCGTCTGGACATGGTGACCGGCCTGTACTACCTGACCCGTCTCGAAGAGGGCGCGAAGGGCGAGTACCGCGAGGCCGCCACCGACGAGCCGGAGTTCGGCGTGTACTCCTCCGCGGCCGAGGCCCAGATGGCCGTCGACCGTGGCGAGCTCACCGTGCGCTCGCTGATCAAGGTCCGCCTGACCGATCAGCGTCCGCCGCGCGAGATCGAGACGGCGGAGTTCCCGGACGGCTGGCAGCGCGGCGACTCGTGGGCGATCAAGACCACGCTGGGCCGGGTGCTGTTCAACGAGCTGCTCCCGCACGACTACGCGTTCATCAACGAGCAGATGCCGAAGAAGCGGCAGGCGACGATCATCAACGATCTCGCCGAGCGCTACCCGATGATCGTGGTCGCGCAGACCGTCGACAAGCTCAAGGACGCGGGCTTCCACTGGGCCACCCGCTCCGGCGTCACCGTCTCCATGTCGGACGTGCTCGTTCCGCCGGAGAAGGCGGAGATCATGGAGCGCTACGAGGCGCAGTCCGAGCAGATCGAGAAGAAGTACCAGCGTGGTGCTCTCGATCACCAGGAGCGCAACAACGCCCTGGTGAAGATCTGGCAGGAGGCCACGGAAGAGGTCGGTAAGGCGCTGCGCGCGCACTACCCGCCGGACAACCCGGTCATCACGATCGTCGACTCGGGCGCCACGGGTAACTTCACCCAGACTCGTACCCTCGCGGGCATGAAGGGTCTGGTGACCAACCCGAAGGGTGAGTTCATCCCGCGGCCGATCAAGTCCTCCTTCCGTGAAGGCCTGACGGTGCTGGAGTACTTCATCAACACCCACGGCGCGCGTAAGGGTCTGGCCGACACCGCGCTGCGTACCGCCGACTCGGGCTACCTGACCCGTCGTCTGGTGGACGTGTCGCAGGACGTCATCGTGCGCGAGACGGACTGCGCCACCGAGCGCGGCATCATCGTGCGGATCGCGGAGAAGCAGCCGGACGGCTCGCTGATCCGGGACGCGCACGTGGAGACCAGCACCTACGCCCGGACCGCGGCCACCGACATCCTCGACGCCGCGGGCAACGTGGTGGTCGAGAAGGGCCACGACATCGGCGATCCGGCGCTCGAGGCACTGCTCGAGGCCGGCGTCACCGAGGTCAAGGTCCGGTCGGTGCTGACCTGTACGTCGGGCACCGGCGTGTGCGCGATGTGCTACGGCCGCTCGATGGCCACCGGCAAGCTGGTCGACGTCGGCGAGGCCGTCGGCATCGTCGCCGCCCAGTCCATCGGTGAGCCCGGTACCCAGCTGACCATGCGTACCTTCCACCAGGGTGGTGTCGCCGGTGACGACATCACGGGTGGTCTGCCCCGCGTGCAGGAGCTCTTCGAGGCTCGTGTCCCGAAGGGCAAGGCGCCGATCGCGGAGGTCTCCGGCCGGGTGCGGCTGGAGGACGACGACCGCTTCTACAAGATCACCATCATTCCGGACGACGGTTCGGAGGAAGTGGTCTACGACAAGCTGTCGAAGCGTCAGCGGCTGCGGGTGTTCAAGCACGACGACGGCAGCGAGCGCCTGCTCGCCGACAACGACCACGTCGAGGTCGGTCAGCAGCTGCTCGAGGGTTCGGCCGATCCGCACGAGGTGCTGCGCGTGATGGGTCCGCGTCAGGTGCAGATCCACCTGGTCCACGAGGTCCAGGAGGTGTACCGGTCGCAGGGTGTGTCCATCCACGACAAGCACATCGAGGTCATCGTCCGGCAGATGCTGCGCCGCGTCACGATCATCGACTCGGGCGCGACGGAGTTCCTGCCCGGTTCGCTGGTCGAGCGGGCCGAGTTCGAGAACTCGAACCGGCGCGTGGTGTCCGAGGGCGCCGAGCCGGCCGCGGGCCGTCCGGTGCTGATGGGTATCACCAAGGCGTCGCTGGCCACCGATTCGTGGCTGTCGGCGGCCTCCTTCCAGGAGACCACCCGAGTGCTGACGGACGCGGCCATCAACTGCCGCTCCGACAAGCTCATCGGCCTGAAGGAGAACGTGATCATCGGCAAGCTGATCCCGGCCGGTACCGGCATCAACCGCTACCGGAACATCCAGGTCCAGCCGACCGAGGAGGCCCGCGCGGCCGCGTATGCCGTGCCGTCCTACGACGACACCTACTACACCCCGGACGGCTTCGGCCAGACCACGGGTGCGGCGGTGCCGCTGGACGATTACGGGTTCAGCGACTACCGGTAG
- a CDS encoding YrdB family protein — MLTVAKGANAALMFFLELGALGSVAYWGFTVSPNWIIKIVAGLGAPAILAVLWALFAAGGGENATYALHGVVRAVFEIAWFGSAALALYSAATLTPALIFAGIYAINAVLRLIWNQV, encoded by the coding sequence ATGCTCACCGTTGCCAAGGGAGCGAATGCCGCCCTGATGTTCTTCCTCGAGCTGGGCGCCCTCGGCTCGGTCGCCTACTGGGGCTTCACGGTGAGCCCGAACTGGATCATCAAGATCGTCGCGGGACTCGGCGCCCCGGCGATCCTCGCGGTGCTGTGGGCGCTGTTCGCCGCCGGCGGTGGTGAGAACGCCACCTACGCTCTGCACGGCGTCGTCCGCGCGGTGTTCGAGATCGCCTGGTTCGGCAGCGCCGCCCTCGCCCTCTACTCGGCCGCCACCCTCACCCCCGCCCTGATCTTCGCCGGTATCTACGCGATCAACGCCGTCCTCCGGCTGATCTGGAATCAGGTGTGA
- a CDS encoding DUF4239 domain-containing protein, with protein sequence MVQELIAALVGALLAVVVLVAGDRMRPAAWRQTSDEASGTLALDVIKTFFTAVVAFVVVICWQQYQNAHNHTVTEAKGLVETYFAAHNMAEPDRDQVQRLVRGYTEQVVGPEWTTMSRNGRLSPSAQSMLDNLRDAVAQQHPQDQAATDARASAQAALVKVADARSDRGVDAGQGVPGFLFVALIFGTVLLLFSPVLSGTRVTWRSVLMTAVLGVVIASALLQIHNFERPFSHTISVPRDAFEFALARYQHIG encoded by the coding sequence ATGGTTCAGGAACTGATCGCCGCCCTGGTGGGCGCGCTGCTCGCGGTGGTGGTACTGGTTGCGGGGGACCGGATGCGCCCGGCCGCCTGGCGGCAGACCAGCGACGAGGCCTCGGGCACCCTGGCGCTGGACGTCATCAAGACGTTCTTCACCGCCGTCGTCGCCTTCGTCGTGGTCATCTGCTGGCAGCAGTACCAGAACGCGCACAACCACACCGTCACCGAGGCGAAGGGTCTGGTCGAGACCTATTTCGCGGCCCACAACATGGCCGAACCCGATCGGGATCAGGTGCAGCGACTCGTGCGCGGCTACACCGAACAGGTGGTCGGCCCGGAGTGGACCACCATGAGCCGCAACGGCCGCCTCAGCCCGTCCGCGCAGTCGATGCTGGACAACCTCCGCGACGCCGTGGCGCAACAGCATCCGCAGGATCAGGCGGCCACGGACGCACGCGCGTCGGCCCAGGCGGCGCTGGTCAAGGTCGCCGACGCCCGTAGCGACCGCGGCGTGGACGCGGGCCAGGGTGTTCCCGGATTCCTCTTCGTCGCATTGATATTCGGCACGGTGCTGCTGTTGTTCAGTCCGGTGCTCTCCGGCACCCGGGTCACCTGGCGCAGCGTGCTGATGACCGCGGTACTCGGTGTGGTGATCGCCTCGGCGCTGTTGCAAATCCACAACTTCGAAAGGCCGTTCTCCCACACCATCAGCGTTCCGCGCGACGCCTTCGAATTCGCGCTCGCGCGCTACCAGCACATCGGCTGA
- a CDS encoding PaaI family thioesterase has translation MDSATMGELVMAGFRKLGFIQFAGIDSVEYLPGRSAVAMAPQPEHLNHNGDLHAAILFGLAETAAMGAAISGIVDLMGEAFIVARDGRIEYLARAKGEAGPIRATAELTAAELDRARSGIEGGESVELAVPVDLTDNTGKSVAAASFTAVIRPRRK, from the coding sequence ATGGACAGCGCAACCATGGGTGAACTGGTGATGGCCGGTTTCCGGAAACTGGGATTCATCCAGTTCGCCGGCATCGACAGCGTCGAATACCTGCCCGGCCGCAGCGCCGTCGCGATGGCTCCGCAGCCGGAACATCTCAATCACAACGGGGATCTGCATGCCGCGATCCTGTTCGGGCTGGCCGAGACGGCGGCGATGGGTGCGGCGATCTCCGGAATCGTGGATCTGATGGGGGAGGCGTTCATCGTCGCGCGCGACGGTCGCATCGAGTATCTGGCCCGCGCGAAGGGCGAGGCGGGCCCGATCCGGGCCACCGCGGAACTGACGGCGGCAGAACTGGATCGGGCCCGCTCCGGGATCGAGGGTGGGGAGTCGGTCGAATTGGCGGTGCCGGTGGATCTCACCGACAACACCGGGAAATCCGTCGCCGCGGCGTCGTTCACCGCGGTGATCCGGCCGCGCCGGAAGTAG
- a CDS encoding aldo/keto reductase, which yields MDRVQLGLTGPLVGRIGLGGMSMSGTYGASDEAQSIATVHAALDSGANLIDTGDFYGFGHNEMLLGRALADRKREDYLLSVKFGGLRGPDNSWGGFDSRPAAVRNFLGYSLQRLGVDHIDIYRPARLDPNVPIEETIGAIAEMVEAGYVRHIGLSEVGAETIRRAAAVHPIADLQIEYSLLSRGIERDILPTTRELGIAITAYGVLSRGLLSDSLRDRRTFDPGDFRAHSPRFQGDNLTANLRLVEALATIADRRGATVAQLAIAWVLSRGADIVPVIGARTPARWSESAAALDIRLTEDEIAEIEAAVPAEQVAGGRYAEAQMAMLDSER from the coding sequence ATGGACCGGGTGCAACTGGGCCTCACCGGCCCCCTGGTCGGCCGTATCGGCCTCGGCGGCATGAGCATGTCCGGCACCTACGGCGCCTCCGACGAGGCGCAGTCGATCGCGACCGTGCACGCCGCACTGGACTCGGGCGCGAATCTGATCGATACCGGCGATTTCTACGGCTTCGGCCACAACGAGATGCTGCTCGGCCGGGCCCTGGCCGATCGCAAGCGGGAGGACTACCTGCTCAGCGTCAAATTCGGCGGGCTGCGCGGACCGGACAACAGCTGGGGTGGTTTCGACAGCCGCCCGGCCGCGGTCCGCAACTTCCTGGGGTATTCGCTGCAACGGCTCGGTGTCGATCACATCGACATCTACCGACCGGCCCGGCTCGACCCGAACGTGCCGATCGAGGAGACCATCGGCGCGATCGCCGAGATGGTCGAGGCCGGCTACGTCCGCCACATCGGGCTGTCCGAGGTCGGCGCGGAGACGATCCGCCGGGCCGCCGCCGTCCATCCGATCGCCGATCTGCAGATCGAGTATTCGCTGCTCTCCCGCGGCATCGAACGTGACATCCTGCCGACCACCCGGGAACTCGGCATCGCGATCACCGCCTACGGCGTGCTGTCCCGCGGCCTGCTCAGCGATTCGCTGCGCGACCGGCGGACCTTCGATCCGGGTGACTTCCGGGCCCACAGCCCGCGGTTCCAGGGCGACAACCTCACCGCCAACCTGCGGCTGGTGGAGGCGCTGGCCACGATCGCCGACCGGCGCGGCGCGACCGTGGCCCAGCTCGCGATCGCCTGGGTCCTGTCCCGCGGCGCCGATATCGTCCCCGTCATCGGCGCCCGGACCCCGGCGCGCTGGTCCGAGAGCGCCGCGGCGCTGGACATCCGGCTCACCGAGGACGAGATCGCGGAGATCGAGGCGGCGGTGCCCGCCGAACAGGTGGCGGGCGGACGCTACGCCGAGGCACAGATGGCGATGCTGGACAGCGAGCGCTGA
- a CDS encoding helix-turn-helix transcriptional regulator: MDRDDLADFLRRRREQLQPSDVGLLPGVRRRTPGLRRDEVALLAGMSTDYYTRLEQSRGPRPSVQVLGALARALRLTDDERDHLFHLCGHTAPARGGDRHVGPGLLFLLNKLDDTPACVISDLGEVLTQNRMHVLMSGERLQHTGLDRYIAWRWFTDPEVRTRFPDDADRIGRKHVSDLRATAARRAGDADVTELVTRLRAASPEFERLWSDHEVGVRLNDTKRIHDPRVGVLDLICETLVTPNATQKLLVYYPRPGSDAQQKLDLLRVIGTQSLTTESDSAERLLERG; this comes from the coding sequence ATGGACCGCGACGATCTCGCCGATTTCCTGCGCCGCCGCCGCGAGCAGCTGCAGCCGTCCGACGTGGGCCTGCTGCCGGGGGTGCGCCGCCGCACCCCGGGTCTGCGGCGCGACGAGGTGGCGCTGCTGGCCGGGATGTCGACCGACTACTACACCCGGCTCGAGCAGTCCCGCGGACCGCGGCCGTCGGTGCAGGTGCTCGGCGCGCTGGCCCGCGCGCTGCGGCTCACCGACGACGAGCGGGACCACCTGTTCCACCTGTGCGGGCACACCGCCCCGGCTCGCGGCGGCGACCGGCACGTCGGGCCGGGACTGCTGTTCCTGCTGAACAAACTCGACGACACCCCGGCCTGTGTGATCTCGGATCTCGGCGAGGTACTGACCCAGAACCGGATGCACGTCCTCATGTCCGGTGAGCGGCTGCAACACACCGGGCTGGATCGCTACATCGCCTGGCGCTGGTTCACCGATCCGGAGGTCCGCACCCGATTCCCGGACGACGCCGACCGCATCGGCCGCAAACACGTCTCGGATCTGCGCGCCACTGCCGCGCGCCGGGCCGGGGACGCCGACGTCACCGAGCTGGTGACCCGCCTGCGCGCGGCGAGCCCGGAATTCGAGCGACTGTGGAGCGACCACGAGGTCGGCGTACGGCTCAACGACACCAAACGCATCCACGATCCGCGGGTCGGTGTGCTGGACCTGATCTGCGAGACCCTGGTCACGCCGAACGCCACCCAGAAACTGCTGGTCTACTACCCGAGACCGGGTAGCGACGCACAGCAGAAGTTGGACCTGTTGCGCGTCATCGGAACTCAGTCGCTGACGACCG